Within the Myxococcus virescens genome, the region AGCAGCTCGGATCGGACATCACCTTGCGCACCAACTTGTGATTGAGCGCGTGGCCCGTCTTGTACGCCGTCATGTGGCCAATGACGGGCCGGCCAAACAGCGACACGTCGCCGATGGCGTCCAGGATCTTGTGGCGAACGAACTCGTCCGGGAAGCGCAGCCCGTCCGGGTTGAGGATGGAGACCTCGTCCACGACGATGGCGTTCTCCAGCGAACCGCCCCGGGCCAGGCCCATCTGCTTCAGCTTCTCCACGTCCCGCAGGAAGCCGAAGGTGCGCGCGCGGGAAATCTCACGCGCGAAGTCCCGGTCACCGAAGTCCAGGTCGAAGGACTGGCCCTGGATGACGGGGTGCTCGAAGTCGATGGTGCAGCTGATGCGGAAGTGCCGGGCCGGCGTGAGCGAGGCCTGCTTGTCGCCGTCCACCACCGACACCGCCTTGCGGATGACCAGCAGCTCCTTGGGCGCCTCCTGCTCCCGCACGCCCGCGCTCTGGATGAGCGCCGCGAAGGGCGCCGCGCTGCCGTCCATGATGGGGACTTCCGGACCGTCCAGCTCCACCCGGAGGTTGTCGATGCCCATGCCGGCCAGCGCCGCCATCAGGTGCTCCACCGTGCCCACGCGGACGCCGTCACGGCCCAGCGTCGTGGCCAGCGACGTGTCCACCACGTACTCCGCCAGCGCGGGGATGCTCACCGGGCGGGCGAGGTCCGTGCGCACGAAGACGATGCCATGCCCCGGGGGCGCCGGGCGCAGGGTGAGCGTCACCCGGGCACCCGAGTGGAGCCCCACGCCCTGCAGGGAGGCGATCTTCGAGAGAGTGCGCTGGTTGTAGGAGGACGGTCGCATTGTGGGTGTCGCCTCGTGGCTTCTCGGTGCTGCGGAGCTTCCGCTCCAGACCCGCCGGAGGGCTGGAAACGTTCATCAGTGGTCTGATGTGACGCGCGAGTCCAGCAATCAGCATGCCACTTCCCTGTGACATGCCTGGCAGCGCCGCGGGCTTGAAAATCAGCTCCAACCCCTTGGAGTTGCTCGGCTTTTTCGTGCGTCTTCAGGGGCACCGGTTCCGGCCTGGCGCCCCTCCCCCCGTAGCGGATTGCTGATTCCCTCCTGAACCGCGACACCGATGTCGGGGATTTGTCATCCCCGTCCTTGGCATCCCCGCGCCCTCCCCCTCCTCACCAACCCCTGTCTTCCATGCAACACGGGCGCGTCCATAGCGCAAGGAACTCAACGACGCAAACACCCGCCGTGACAACACCTCCCACACAGGGGCTGTCATGCGGGGTGGCCAGTAGCACCACGACGGGGCTGTATCAGCGTGCGGGGGTGGTGAGGAACCTGTCCCGCAGGGCTTCTGCGTCCTGGCGATCAAAGCCACGGCCCTGGAGGTGCGTGCGGCGGCTGACGGAGTGGAAGGTGGACTCCAGCGTCTGGATGAAGCGCCGCAGGTCCTCGCCGAGCCGGGCGCGGATGCCAGGCCCTTCTGGAGGCCAGGGCAGCTCCACCAGCAGCGAGGTGAAGCGGTCGAAGGCGTCGTAGTCGCCGTAGCGCAGCAGTTGATAGCTGCCGTCGTGGAAGTAGCCCAGGAAGCCCTTGAGGGCGTCCAGCGCGCGCTCGGCGGCAGGGACGTCCTCGGCGCGCAAGTGGGACTCCGCGGCGCGGCACAGCTGGGCGTAGACCCACAGGTCCTTGCGCAGGCGCAGCGCCGCCTCCTGCGGGCTCATCAGTTCGTCGAAGACGCCGTCGGCCAGCCCCCCGTTGGGCGCCAGCGCCTCCACCAGCGCCACCACCTGCGTGCGCAGCACCGCCGTGAAGGCGGACGCGGCGCGCAGGGGGGCTTCCGCGTCGCGGTCCAGGTTGACCAGCACCTCGCGGGCCACGCGCTCCGTCTCCCGGGCGATGTCGCGCGCGGCGCGCAGCGTGGCGGCCTGCAGGGACTTGGAGCCGGCCTTCGGGGACAGCTCCGAGTGCATCCACGACGCCAGCGCGGTGGCCTCGCTGCGCACCAGCGCCAGCAGCACGCGCACGCGGCGGGAGAAGGGCGGCTGCTCCTCCGCGTCGACGTAGGCCAGGTAATGCAGCAGCCGGAAGAGGCCCAGGAAGGCGGTGGTGAAGGCGGTGCGCTGCTCCTCCTGGAGGGTGACCAGTGTGTCCAGCAGCCGCACCGAACGGAGCCGGTCGTATTCGACGCGGAACTCCAACGGGCGGAAGGGACGGAAGTAGCGGTTGAGGACGATTTCCCGCAGGGACAGCTTGCCCACGTCCTGGAACAGGCCGAGGTTCGCCGCCGGCAGCTTGAGCAGGTGGTCCAGCAGGTTCTTCAGCGCGTCGAAGGCCTCGCGCAGCACGAAGAGGCTTTCGGGCGGCGTCTCCTGGTCCAGTTGCTCCTCGATGAGCGCGCGCCGGACGCGGTCGTCCGCGAGCTGGGTCTCCACATACTTGCGGAAGACCATCTTCTGGTCGCTGTCCGGGTCCTGCAGGTGGCGCGCGACGCGGATGGCGCGGTCCATGGCGTCGCGCACGTCCGCCAGCTCCTCGCGGAAGTCACGCGTGACGAGCGGCCTGTCGCGCGCGTCCACCACCGTGTTGAGGTTGAGGTAGCGCTCCACCGCGCGCAGCAGCATCTCGAACTCGAACAGCAGCTCCTCCCGCCCCTCCACGGGTACGCCGCGCAGCCAGCGCTCGCGCTCGGCGAGGAAGCCGGCGCGCGACGTCTGGGAAGCGCGCATCAGGTCGGCGTAGAAGTCGCGGGGGACGCGGGGCGGTGAGGAAGGCGTGTCCTGGCTCATGGCATCTCAGAAGAGGCTGCCCTGGGGCGTGGGCGGTGGTTGCTTCTTGAAATATTGGTACGTGCGGTGCGTGGCCATCCGGCCCCGCGGCGTACGCTGGAGGAAGCCCTCCTGCATCAGGAAGGGCTCGTACACGTCCTCGATGGTATCGCGCTGCTCGCCCACGCTGGCGGCGATGGTCTCCACGCCCACCGGGCCGCCGCCGAACTTGTCGAGGATGGTCAGCAGAATCTTGCGGTCCATGGAGTCCAGGCCGCTGGCGTCCACCCCGAGCCTGTCTAGCGACTTCTGCGCCAGCTCCAGGGTGATTCTGCCATTGCCTTCCACCTCCGCGAAATCACGCAGCCGGCGCAGCAGCCGGTTGGTGATGCGCGGCGTGCCCCGCGAGCGGCTGGCCACCTCGCGCGCGGCGTCCTTGTCCAGGGGAATGCCCAGGATGCGCGCGGAGCGGTGGAGGATGCTCTCCAGGGCCTTGGCGTCGTAGTACTCCAGCCGTTCCTGAATCTGGAAGCGGTCGCGCAGCGGCGAGGTGAGCAGGCCGGTGCGCGTGGTGGCGCCAATCAACGTGAAGGGCGGCAAATCAATCTTCATCGCCCGGGCGGCGGGCCCGGTGTCGATGGTGATGTCCAGCCGGAAGTCCTCCATGGCCGGGTAGAGGTATTCCTCCACGGCGGCGTTGAGGCGGTGGATTTCATCGATGAAGAGCACGTCGCGCGCGTCGAGGTTGGTGAGCAGGCCCGCGAGGTCCCCCTTGCGCTCCAGGGCAGGGCCGCTCGTGACGTGGATTCCCACGCCCAGCTCGTTCGCGATGATGTGCGCCAGCGACGTCTTGCCCAGGCCCGGCGGGCCGGAGAACAGGCAGTGGTCCAGGGCTTCGCCCCGGCTGCGTGCGGCCTGCACGTAGACCTTGAGCTTTTCGACGACGGGCCCCTGCCCCACGTACTCGTCGAACGAGCGCGGACGCAGGGAGGCCTCGAGCCGGACGTCCTCGGGCAGGACGTCTTCCGAGAGTGTGTCGGACTTCCTCGCCATGACCATCCGGACCCTATACAGGAAGGCCGCGCGTGTCGCCGCACATCTGGCGGCGATACATCCAGACGCCCGCCGGGCCCGCCGGCCAGGCGGGCGCGGGCAGGGGAAGGTGGGGCCCTCCCCCAGCGTTCCAGGCTCAGCCCCCCGCCGATACTCCGAGGCGATTGAAGTGCGCCTGCCGTGTGCGAGAGTCGAGCCTGGAGACCGCATGAACACGAGCCCTGCGTTTCGTCCCCTCCCCTCCCTGGCCGGCGCGCGCGCCGAACCCGTACCCGGGCTCCGGCTCCAGAAGCTCCGCCGGGCCGCGTTGGATGCGAGGGAGGCCTTTGTGAGGGAAGGCCCGGTGGCCGCGGTGGCCACCTGCGACCTCGTCACCTTCCCCTACCCCGCCCAGTTCGCCTTCAGCGGCGCGGCGTCGTCTCCGGCGCCCTACGTCATGCTGACGAACCGGATGCAGGTGGTGCAGTTCGTGGACCGGGAGGGCGCGCGGCGCACGCTGCTGTTCAACCCCTCCGACTACGAGCGCGGCGTCTCCGCCCCCTTCTACCGCGCGCTGCGCGAGCGCTACGGCGCCTTCGTCTCAGACAAGGTGATGTCCACGCGGCACGGCTCGGTGCAGAGCCACCTGGCCGCACTGGGCCTCATCCCGGCGGATGTGGACTACCTGGCCTTCGACCACCTCCACATCCAGGACCTGCGCGGCTGGCTGGGCGGTGACGGCATGCCCGCGTACTTCCCCCGGGCCCGGCTGCTGGTGCAGCGCGCCGAATGGGAGGTGGCCCTGGAGCCGCACCCCATGCAGGCGGTGTGGCTCGTCCCGGGCGGCGCCGACATCCCCCGCGAGCGCGTGGTGCTGCTGGACGGTGACGTGTGGCTGGGCCAGGGCGCGGCGCTGCTGAGCACGCCCGGCCACACGCGCGGCAACATGTCGCTGGCGGTGGCCACCTCGCGCGAGGTGTTCGTCACCAGCGAGAATGGCGTGGCCACGGAGAGCTACACGCCGCTCCAGTCCGCCATCCCCGGCGTGCGCCGCTTCGCCGAGCACATGGGCTGGGAGGTCGTCCTCAACGGCAACACGCGCGAGGACTCCCTGGACCAGTACTCCTCCATGGTGGTGGAGAAGCTGTTCGCGGGCACGTCCTCCGTGGAGGGCGCGTTCATCAACTTCCACCCGTCCTCGCAGCTCACCGCGCACGTCATGGCGCCCGGGTTGTCGCCCACCATCGTCCTGCCCGCGCCCAACTTCGGCGACGTGCGGCCCACCCCCGCGTCACGGCGGGCCGCCTAGCGCTCAGCAGTCCCGGCTGAAGCAGAGCCACCAGGGGCGGAAGGGCACCGCGTACAGCTCCTGGTCCCTGTCTCCGTCCGACGCGGCGAAGAAGAGGTTGAAGCCGGCGCGCACGAAGTCGAACGGGTTCGACGACGCGGCCCCCGGCGCGATGTCCAGCAGCCGGCTCGTCACCCAGGGGCGGCCGGCGCTGTACCAGACCTCGCGCCCGTGCCCCGCCGTCTCCGCCGAGAAGAACAACCAGCCGGACTCGGCCTTGAGCCCCGTGGGCACGCTGCCCACCGGCCCCGGCGCGATGTCGCGCACCATCATCGTGCCCTGCGCCGTGCCGTCGGTCCGCCACAGCTCGCGGCCGTGCACGCCGTCGTCCGCGGTGAAGTACAGCTCGCCGCCCAGCGCGACCAGTTCCTTGGGCATCGAACCCTGGGGGCCTGGCCAGAGGTCCCCGACGAGCCCCGTGCCCTCCGCCGAGCCATCACTGCGCCACAGCTCGCCGCCGTGCACCGCGTCGCCTGGGTTGCCGTACCAGTCGCTCGCCCCCGCCAGGAAGTACAGCGTGTCATCCAGCGCGGCGAGGTACGCCGGGTAGTCACCTGGAAAGGTCCGCACCCGCTCGGCGGACGGCGGCGCGGTGCGCGCCACCCACAGTTCGCCCTGCTCCGTGCCCGGGTCCAACAGGAAGAACAGGTGCCGGCCCGCCGGCGTCAGCCCGAAAATCACCCCGGCGCCCTGCTGGGAGAACAGCCGCGTCGGCCGGCCCTGGCGGTCCACCCACCAGAGCACCGTCTCCGCGGCGTTGGCGGACACCAGCGCCAGGCCCTTGCCCCACGCCGTCAACTGGCTCAGGGCGAGCGAACCCGCGCCGGGCAGGAAATCGTGCACCCGCTCCGTGCCCTTCTCCGTGCCGTCGGTGCGCCACAGCTCGCGGCCGGACACCCCGTCATCCGCCGTGAAGTAGAGGGCGCCGACCACCTCGGTGAGGAACTCCGGCGCCGCGCCCACCGTCCCACGCCGCACGTCCCGCACCAGCACCGTGCCGTCCGCCGTGCCGTCCGTGCGCCACAGCTCCGCGCCATGCACGCCGTCGTCCGCGACGAAGAAGACCCAGGGCCCCACCCGCGTCAGGTTCCGAGGCTGCGAACCCGCCGGCCCCGGCCGCAGGTCCTTCAGCCGGAGCGTCTGCCGCGCCCCGTCGATGCTGGCCCACAGCTCGCGGCCACTCACGCCGTCATCCGCGCTGAAGACGAGCACCTCGCCCG harbors:
- the lpxC gene encoding UDP-3-O-acyl-N-acetylglucosamine deacetylase, with amino-acid sequence MRPSSYNQRTLSKIASLQGVGLHSGARVTLTLRPAPPGHGIVFVRTDLARPVSIPALAEYVVDTSLATTLGRDGVRVGTVEHLMAALAGMGIDNLRVELDGPEVPIMDGSAAPFAALIQSAGVREQEAPKELLVIRKAVSVVDGDKQASLTPARHFRISCTIDFEHPVIQGQSFDLDFGDRDFAREISRARTFGFLRDVEKLKQMGLARGGSLENAIVVDEVSILNPDGLRFPDEFVRHKILDAIGDVSLFGRPVIGHMTAYKTGHALNHKLVRKVMSDPSCYEIVPARRRELEGMGLGFSGLAGALDFEPLVA
- the ruvB gene encoding Holliday junction branch migration DNA helicase RuvB, with amino-acid sequence MVMARKSDTLSEDVLPEDVRLEASLRPRSFDEYVGQGPVVEKLKVYVQAARSRGEALDHCLFSGPPGLGKTSLAHIIANELGVGIHVTSGPALERKGDLAGLLTNLDARDVLFIDEIHRLNAAVEEYLYPAMEDFRLDITIDTGPAARAMKIDLPPFTLIGATTRTGLLTSPLRDRFQIQERLEYYDAKALESILHRSARILGIPLDKDAAREVASRSRGTPRITNRLLRRLRDFAEVEGNGRITLELAQKSLDRLGVDASGLDSMDRKILLTILDKFGGGPVGVETIAASVGEQRDTIEDVYEPFLMQEGFLQRTPRGRMATHRTYQYFKKQPPPTPQGSLF
- a CDS encoding ELWxxDGT repeat protein, coding for MEGDVGEGWARAVPGSQAPVDLSTESSGRKAPVLFPQPWAVCSDTAQRLRDIRPGLTGSQPQELARAGEVLVFSADDGVSGRELWASIDGARQTLRLKDLRPGPAGSQPRNLTRVGPWVFFVADDGVHGAELWRTDGTADGTVLVRDVRRGTVGAAPEFLTEVVGALYFTADDGVSGRELWRTDGTEKGTERVHDFLPGAGSLALSQLTAWGKGLALVSANAAETVLWWVDRQGRPTRLFSQQGAGVIFGLTPAGRHLFFLLDPGTEQGELWVARTAPPSAERVRTFPGDYPAYLAALDDTLYFLAGASDWYGNPGDAVHGGELWRSDGSAEGTGLVGDLWPGPQGSMPKELVALGGELYFTADDGVHGRELWRTDGTAQGTMMVRDIAPGPVGSVPTGLKAESGWLFFSAETAGHGREVWYSAGRPWVTSRLLDIAPGAASSNPFDFVRAGFNLFFAASDGDRDQELYAVPFRPWWLCFSRDC